The proteins below are encoded in one region of Equus przewalskii isolate Varuska chromosome 1, EquPr2, whole genome shotgun sequence:
- the TERB2 gene encoding telomere repeats-binding bouquet formation protein 2, which translates to MAPPPRPWVQGGAMFQGQRGWFCGSVSHALRQFWVAEGGTISDPRAADFLFSCDASHPDTLRIYQSLDYIEDNATIFHAYYLSAVANAEIKNSVALGHFILPPACLQKEIRRKIGSFIWEQDQHFLIEKHDEVTPNEIKALGESSKLATDHEKELSKSTEKRFIRTPVVEKQMYFPLQNYPVNNMVTGYISIDAMKKFLGELHDFIPGSSGYLAYHVQNEINMSAIKNKLKRKC; encoded by the exons ATGGCCCCTCCCCCACGTCCATGGGTACAAGGCGGCGCCATGTTTCAAGGGCAGCGGGGTTGGTTCTGCGGCAGCGTCAGCCATGCCCTGAGGCAGTTCTGGG TGGCCGAAGGGGGGACCATCAGTGACCCGAGGGCCGCCGACTTCCTGTTCAGCTGTGATGCCTCCCACCCAGACACGCTGAG AATATATCAGAGCCTTGATTACATAGAAGATAATGCCACAATTTTTCATGCCTACTATCTCTCTGCAGTCGCTAACGCTGAAATAAAGAACTCGGTGGCTTTAGGTCATTTCATTCTTCCTCCTGCGTGCCTGCAAAAAG aaataagaagaaaaattggtAGTTTTATTTGGGAACAAGACCAGCATTTTCTAATAGAAAAG CATGATGAAGTAACACCAAATGAAATAAAGGCCCTTGGAGAAAGCAGTAAACTAGCAACAGATCACGAAAAAGAATTATCCAAAAG CACAGAAAAACGTTTTATAAGGACTCCAGTTGTAGAAAAGCAGATGTACTTCCCTCTTCAGAATTATCCAGTGAACAACATGGTAAcag gttATATATCAATTGATGCCATGAAGAAATTCCTTGGGGAGCTACATGACTTCATTCCTGGAAGCTCAGGATATTTGGCATACCATgttcaaaatgaaattaacatgTCTGCTATAAAAAACAAGTTGAAGAGAAAATGTTAA